A genome region from Methanobacterium spitsbergense includes the following:
- a CDS encoding aldo/keto reductase yields the protein MLYRTLGKTGKKVSILGFGCMRLPTVDEKPEKINTPLATEMIHHAIDEGVNYIDTAFPYHGGMSEIFVGNALKEGYRDEVYLSTKLPSWLVQKKEDLNYFLDKQLEKLQTDKIDFYLLHGLHRDFWGTLINVDVFDFLDSAIEEGKIGYAGFSFHDEFDFFKEVVDSYNWSFSQIQDNYMDQKFQAGKAGLEYSASKGLGTVIMEPLRGGCLTTNIPFEVQAIWDKAEVKRSPAEWAFRFLWNQPEVDVVLSGMTTMEQVTENLKTAEQGHIHSLTDDELNLYDEVREIYTEKIHVGCTGCNYCMPCKKGVDIPLNLNLLNDVYIYDNMKKPTGNYTFLKAKKMSASFCDECGECEDKCTQNINIRKYLKETVETFEN from the coding sequence ACAGGTAAAAAAGTTTCAATACTCGGATTTGGATGTATGCGACTTCCAACAGTAGATGAAAAACCTGAAAAGATAAACACACCCCTTGCAACCGAGATGATACACCATGCAATAGATGAGGGTGTAAACTACATTGACACAGCCTTCCCCTACCATGGAGGTATGAGTGAAATATTCGTTGGAAATGCTCTAAAAGAGGGTTACCGGGATGAGGTGTATCTGTCAACTAAACTTCCAAGCTGGTTAGTTCAGAAGAAGGAAGATCTAAATTATTTTCTGGATAAACAGCTTGAAAAACTTCAAACCGATAAAATAGATTTTTATCTTCTTCATGGCCTTCACAGAGATTTCTGGGGTACATTAATAAATGTGGATGTTTTTGATTTTCTTGACTCTGCAATTGAAGAAGGAAAAATTGGATATGCAGGCTTTTCATTCCATGATGAATTTGATTTCTTCAAGGAAGTTGTTGATTCTTATAACTGGAGCTTTTCCCAAATTCAGGATAACTATATGGACCAGAAATTCCAGGCAGGCAAAGCCGGACTTGAATATTCAGCATCTAAAGGTCTGGGAACAGTTATAATGGAACCTCTTAGAGGGGGATGTTTAACAACAAATATTCCATTTGAAGTGCAGGCAATATGGGACAAGGCAGAAGTTAAAAGAAGTCCTGCGGAATGGGCTTTTCGTTTCCTCTGGAACCAGCCAGAAGTTGATGTGGTTTTAAGTGGTATGACCACCATGGAACAAGTCACAGAAAACCTCAAAACAGCAGAGCAAGGTCATATCCACAGTCTTACAGATGATGAGTTGAATCTGTATGATGAAGTAAGAGAGATTTACACAGAAAAGATTCATGTTGGATGCACAGGCTGTAATTATTGTATGCCTTGTAAAAAAGGGGTTGATATCCCATTAAACCTGAATCTCTTAAACGATGTTTATATTTACGATAACATGAAAAAACCTACAGGAAATTATACATTTCTCAAGGCCAAAAAGATGAGTGCATCGTTCTGTGATGAATGCGGTGAGTGTGAAGATAAATGCACACAAAATATTA